The following coding sequences are from one Epilithonimonas vandammei window:
- the tyrS gene encoding tyrosine--tRNA ligase, with amino-acid sequence MDAFIEELKWRGLFSDMTPGTEEQLDKEMTKAYIGFDPTADSLHIGSLIQIKILAHFQQHGHQPIALVGGATGMIGDPSGKSAERNLLSEETLLYYVDCLKNQLSRFLEFDGEGDNKAILVNNYDWMKNFTFLDFAKNIGKHITVNYMMAKDSVKKRFSGDSGVDGMSFTEFTYQLLQGYDYLHLYQNDGVKLQMGGSDQWGNITTGTELIRRKAQGEAYALTVPLITKADGSKFGKSESGENYWLDAKKTSPYKFYQFWLNATDSDAERFIKFYTFLPKEKIEALIEEHKTAAHERKLQKKLAEEVTVWVHGQAEYEKALKASQILFGQSTAEDLISLDEELFLQVFDGVPQKEISKSEVVGSNIVDLISEKSGFLKSKGEAKRELAGNSISVNKTKVGEDFSVSESDLIDGKFLLLQKGKKNYFIVKGI; translated from the coding sequence ATGGATGCATTTATAGAGGAGCTAAAATGGCGCGGACTTTTTTCTGATATGACGCCGGGAACGGAGGAACAACTGGATAAAGAGATGACAAAAGCTTACATTGGGTTTGACCCAACTGCGGATTCTTTGCATATCGGAAGCCTTATCCAAATCAAAATTCTTGCCCATTTCCAGCAGCACGGTCATCAGCCGATTGCTTTGGTTGGAGGCGCAACAGGAATGATTGGTGACCCTTCTGGAAAATCTGCGGAACGTAATCTTTTGAGCGAAGAAACACTACTCTATTATGTGGATTGTCTGAAAAATCAATTATCCAGATTCTTAGAATTTGATGGAGAAGGCGATAACAAAGCCATTCTTGTCAACAATTACGATTGGATGAAGAATTTTACTTTCCTGGATTTTGCTAAGAATATTGGAAAACACATCACTGTGAATTATATGATGGCAAAAGATTCTGTAAAAAAACGTTTCTCCGGAGATTCTGGAGTTGACGGAATGAGTTTTACAGAGTTTACTTACCAGCTTTTACAAGGCTATGATTACCTTCACCTTTACCAAAACGATGGTGTGAAGCTTCAAATGGGGGGTTCTGATCAGTGGGGAAATATCACAACCGGAACAGAATTAATCCGAAGAAAAGCTCAGGGAGAAGCTTATGCTTTAACAGTTCCTTTGATTACAAAAGCGGATGGATCCAAGTTCGGAAAGTCTGAAAGTGGTGAAAATTATTGGTTGGATGCAAAGAAAACTTCACCTTACAAATTCTACCAATTCTGGTTGAATGCCACTGATTCTGATGCAGAAAGATTCATCAAGTTCTACACATTCCTTCCAAAAGAAAAAATTGAAGCTTTGATTGAAGAACATAAAACCGCAGCTCACGAAAGAAAACTTCAGAAAAAACTGGCGGAAGAAGTAACCGTTTGGGTTCACGGACAAGCAGAATATGAAAAAGCTTTGAAAGCTTCTCAGATTCTTTTCGGACAATCAACTGCTGAGGATTTAATAAGTCTTGATGAAGAATTATTCCTTCAGGTTTTTGATGGTGTTCCTCAAAAAGAGATTTCAAAATCAGAAGTTGTCGGAAGCAATATTGTAGATTTGATTTCTGAAAAATCTGGTTTCTTAAAATCTAAAGGTGAGGCTAAAAGAGAATTAGCCGGGAACTCTATTTCTGTCAATAAAACCAAAGTTGGAGAAGATTTCTCGGTTTCCGAAAGTGATTTAATTGATGGAAAATTTCTCCTTCTTCAAAAAGGAAAGAAAAATTATTTCATTGTAAAAGGAATCTAA